A genome region from Hevea brasiliensis isolate MT/VB/25A 57/8 chromosome 7, ASM3005281v1, whole genome shotgun sequence includes the following:
- the LOC110640709 gene encoding RING-H2 finger protein ATL39: MTPPPISSVYSQVPYSYSTETSLHGWANITWLWWWIPAAVALVPLVFFLRYFSNRPDGIRDIESGLVQNEVNQPALEVAAAPTKPGLTGQALEEAFPTFAHGKIVDRCECGVCLEEFKEGDKCRMLLHSCSHMFHDACIDPWLSKDNTCPICRVVLF, translated from the coding sequence ATGACGCCACCGCCTATTTCCTCAGTTTACAGCCAAGTACCTTACAGCTACTCTACAGAAACGTCGTTGCATGGCTGGGCTAACATTACATGGTTATGGTGGTGGATTCCAGCGGCAGTGGCACTAGTGCCCCTTGTATTCTTTCTGCGGTATTTCAGTAACCGTCCTGATGGAATTCGTGATATTGAAAGCGGATTAGTACAGAATGAAGTTAATCAGCCGGCGCTGGAAGTGGCAGCTGCACCTACCAAGCCAGGGCTAACAGGTCAGGCCTTAGAAGAAGCATTCCCGACCTTTGCTCATGGGAAAATCGTGGATAGATGTGAGTGTGGAGTTTGTTTAgaggaattcaaagaaggagaCAAGTGCAGGATGCTTCTTCATTCTTGCAGCCATATGTTCCATGACGCTTGCATTGATCCATGGCTTTCTAAGGACAATACCTGCCCAATTTGTCGTGTCGTTTTGTTCTAG